The following are encoded in a window of Sminthopsis crassicaudata isolate SCR6 chromosome 3, ASM4859323v1, whole genome shotgun sequence genomic DNA:
- the LOC141559924 gene encoding olfactory receptor 51I2-like: MDSLRTNISGSPNFILTGFPGLEAMEPWLAIPLLLLYAISIVGNALILVIVKEEQSLHQPMYYFLSLLSVNDLGVSLSTLPTVLATLCFHAREISFAACLAQMFFIHLFSWTESGILLAMSLDRYVAICNPLRYSTVLTNTRILAMGLATLLRSFLLILVFPLLLQRLPFCHTQNVLSHAYCLHVDMIKLACADVTLNSHYGLSIVLLTFGLDSALIFLSYVVILRSVLAIASREERLKTLNTCVSHICAVLIFYVPMVSVSIVHRFGGSLPHSVHILMSVLYLFVPPMLNPIIYSIKTKEIRRRLLKMLFRIKV, from the coding sequence atgGACAGTCTCAGGACCAACATCTCTGGATCTCCCAACTTCATCTTGACAGGATTCCCAGGACTGGAAGCAATGGAACCCTGGCTGGCCATCCCACTTCTCCTGCTCTATGCTATCTCCATTGTGGGAAATGCTCTGATTCTAGTCATTGTCAAGGAAGAACAGAGTCTGCACCAACCTATGTACTATTTTCTGTCTTTGCTATCAGTTAATGACCTGGGGGTTTCACTGTCCACGCTGCCCACTGTCCTTGCTACCCTCTGCTTCCATGCTCGTGAGATTTCATTTGCAGCATGTCTGGCCCAGATGTTTTTTATCCACCTCTTTTCTTGGACAGAATCTGGAATACTGTTGGCCATGAGTCTAGACCGTTACGTGGCCATCTGCAACCCTCTTCGCTATTCCACAGTCCTCACCAATACTCGCATTTTGGCCATGGGGTTGGCCACACTGCTCCGCAGCTTCCTGCTCATCCTGGTCTTCCCCCTACTCCTTCAGCGACTGCCTTTCTGTCACACACAAAATGTCCTCTCTCATGCCTATTGTCTACATGTGGACATGATCAAGCTGGCGTGTGCTGACGTCACCCTCAATAGCCACTACGGTCTATCCATTGTGCTCCTCACTTTTGGCCTGGACTCTGCACTCATCTTTCTctcctatgttgtgatcctccGCTCTGTCCTGGCCATTGCCTCCCGTGAAGAGAGACTCAAGACCCTCAACACCTGTGTGTCACACATCTGTGCTGTGCTCATCTTCTATGTGCCCATGGTGAGTGTGTCCATTGTGCATCGCTTTGGTGGCAGTCTTCCCCACTCAGTCCATATCCTCATGTCCGTCCTTTACCTCTTTGTGCCACCAATGCTCAACCCTATTATTTATTCTATCAAGACAAAGGAAATACGCCGCAGACTCCTAAAGATGCTCTTCAGGATCAAGGTCTGA